The genomic DNA GCAGGGGCTGGTGCATCAGGTTGCGGGCGTTGGTGAGGGCGAATCGTTTGCCCTTGGCGCCGGAGCAGGCGAGGAGGGAGCCCATGGAGGCGGCCTGCCCGATGATGTAGGTGCAGACATCGGGCTGGATGAAGTTCATGGTGTCAAGGATGCCGAGCCCCGCGGTGACGCTGCCTCCGGGGGAGTTGATGTAGAGGTGGATGTCCTGCTTGGGGTCCTCGTTGGCGAGGAAGAGGAGCTGCGCGACGACGAGGGAGGCGATCTCATCGCCGATGGGGCTTCCGAGGAAGATGATGCGGTCTTTGAGGAGGCGGCTGTAGATGTCGTAGGAGCGCTCGCCGCGTGAGGATTTTTCGATGACGATGGGGACGAGGTAGCCGGACATGGGAAAGTTCCAAATGGCAAAGGGCCAAAGGGCCAAATGCTGGAGTGTGGGGGCTGGTGAGAGCTCCGATGCGGGTCGTGCGTCAGCGGACGCCAGGGATGACGCCGGCCTGGGCCTGGGCTTCGTTCAGGATCTCGTCGACGATGCCGTAGGCCTTGGCCTCTTCGGCGGTGAAGTACTTGTCGCGCTCGGCATCGCGCTGGATGGTCTCGACGGCCTGGCCGGTGTGGTGGCTGAGGATGCGGTTGAGCTCGGCCTTCATCTTGATGATCTGCTCGGCCTGGATCTTGATGTCCTCGGCCTGACCGGTCACGCCGCCGTAGGGCTGGTGGATCATGACCTTGGCGTGGGGGAGGATGAAGCGCTTGCCCTTGGCGCCCGCGGCGAGCAGGACGGCAGCGCCGGAGTAGGCGTAGCCGATGCAGTAGGTGGCGACGGGGGATGAGATGAGGCGCATGGTGTCGTAGATGGCGAGGGTGTCGTCGACGGAGCCGCCGGGCGACTTGATGTAGAGGGAGATCTCCTGGCCTCGCTTCTGGTTCTCCAGATAGTGGAGCTGCATCATGACGCGCGTGGCGGAGACGTTGTTGATGTCCTGCGCGAGGAAGCAGATGCGATTCTCGAGCAACAGCTCGTCGATGGTCATCTCGCGGGTCCGCTGGTAGGTGACGCTTGCGGCTGGCATGTCGTTCCTCGTGTGTGCCGTGGTGTTCTGATTGGTCGGGCGATACGTTACCGGACGTGGAGGGCCTCAGGAAGGCGCGGTTTGGCTTGCGTGAGGCGTGAGACCAAGTGATCTTATCTGTCGGTGTCGGAGAGTGAATCGGTGAACGGTCGGTTCATCGGCGATTGAGGGGTTTGAGGTGAACGCTGGGGGAATCTGGGGGCGAGGTTGCGGTCTGTGAGGGGCTTTGTCGCCTCTCTTTGATGACGGCGCGCTTCCTTTCGTTGCGATTGCCTGACTTTGCGGGATTCACTAGGATCGGCACCCCGAGGAGGGGCGATCTGGTTGGCGGGTCGTCGGCAACCCGGGACGAACGGGGCGTGCGTATCGCAGTATCTGGTCGGCGGTGTCCGGTTGAAGCGAGGAGTGCTTGTGTCGATCGCGATCATCAGCGACATCCACGGAAATGCCGAGGCGTTGCGCGCTGTGATGCGCGACATCGATTCCCGCAGCATTGACCGGATCATCTGTCTCGGGGACATCGTCGGCTACG from Phycisphaeraceae bacterium includes the following:
- a CDS encoding ATP-dependent Clp protease proteolytic subunit — its product is MSGYLVPIVIEKSSRGERSYDIYSRLLKDRIIFLGSPIGDEIASLVVAQLLFLANEDPKQDIHLYINSPGGSVTAGLGILDTMNFIQPDVCTYIIGQAASMGSLLACSGAKGKRFALTNARNLMHQPLLSGVMEGQATDIEIEAREMLRLRDRLYQVYASNTGKSIDQIARDCDRNKWLDDKEMIEYGLIDKVLTSMPQSTRTHKDGDDI
- a CDS encoding ATP-dependent Clp protease proteolytic subunit — translated: MPAASVTYQRTREMTIDELLLENRICFLAQDINNVSATRVMMQLHYLENQKRGQEISLYIKSPGGSVDDTLAIYDTMRLISSPVATYCIGYAYSGAAVLLAAGAKGKRFILPHAKVMIHQPYGGVTGQAEDIKIQAEQIIKMKAELNRILSHHTGQAVETIQRDAERDKYFTAEEAKAYGIVDEILNEAQAQAGVIPGVR